One Coccinella septempunctata chromosome 1, icCocSept1.1, whole genome shotgun sequence DNA window includes the following coding sequences:
- the LOC123320167 gene encoding zinc finger protein OZF-like codes for MTFSKEKARNHECEICKKKFSTKTDLIKHVRIHTNERPFTCKFCGQAFRQAGSLKNHIACRHSTTLQSSEIFICSYCGKSFPIKERLKLHLRIHTGLKPYACKLCPKTFARGGQLVQHQRTHDGSRPFVCRICDTTFTTSANLRSHMKRHLEIRDYICDLCGKLFFRRDALRKHLNCYHANLKAYYCEICKKELKGHLPQHMRTHAKDKPHGCAHCGARFAQRSQLTVHQRVHSGEKPYRCQVCWKAFAHSTALKLHCRCHTGEKPFACKLCNNSFSQLPHLKKHMLCVHKSSKPYVCGNCKSFHKTKKELELHAKTCQSNEDKPEVVAKKEVEVLKIGAAMPIGKMRFLLAILIKKISSAERLKEIGFNKRLIDDVLIDSIKMSGRVPCQDCTLTPAEQLKLNVQILLEWTVPKKYMEKFKLEQRSTEELLEELTS; via the coding sequence ATGACGTTTTCCAAAGAAAAAGCTCGCAACCACGAGTGCGAAATatgcaagaagaaattttcaacCAAGACCGACCTCATCAAACATGTCAGGATACACACTAACGAACGACCGTTCACTTGTAAATTCTGCGGTCAGGCTTTCAGACAGGCTGGTTCCCTGAAGAATCACATCGCCTGTCGACACTCTACGACACTGCAGAGTTCGGAAATTTTCATTTGCAGCTATTGCGGAAAATCCTTTCCTATAAAGGAAAGGCTGAAATTGCACCTTAGGATTCATACCGGTCTGAAGCCGTACGCTTGTAAGCTGTGCCCGAAGACCTTCGCTCGTGGTGGTCAGTTGGTGCAACATCAGAGAACACACGACGGCTCCAGACCGTTCGTATGTAGGATTTGCGACACAACATTCACCACATCGGCAAATCTGCGGTCGCACATGAAACGGCATTTGGAAATCCGTGATTACATTTGCGACCTATGCGGCAAGTTGTTCTTCAGGAGAGACGCCCTAAGGAAACATTTAAACTGTTACCACGCCAATTTGAAGGCCTATTATTGCGAGATTTGCAAGAAGGAATTGAAAGGCCACTTACCACAACACATGAGAACCCACGCCAAAGATAAACCACATGGTTGTGCCCATTGCGGGGCCAGGTTTGCACAAAGATCTCAACTAACCGTACACCAAAGAGTCCATTCCGGCGAAAAGCCGTACAGGTGTCAAGTGTGCTGGAAAGCTTTCGCTCATTCTACAGCGCTCAAGCTGCACTGCCGTTGCCACACCGGGGAAAAACCTTTCGCTTGCAAATTGTGCAATAATTCCTTCTCGCAACTACCTCACCTGAAAAAACACATGCTGTGCGTGCACAAATCCAGCAAACCGTACGTTTGCGGAAACTGCAAGAGCTTTCATAAAACGAAAAAGGAACTCGAGTTACACGCTAAAACGTGTCAGTCGAACGAGGATAAACCGGAGGTTGTCGCTAAAAAAGAGGTTGAAGTACTGAAAATCGGGGCAGCTATGCCAATTGGGAAAATGAGATTTCTGCTTGCCATTTTAATCAAGAAGATTTCATCGGCTGAAAGACTGAAGGAAATAGGATTCAATAAGAGGCTGATCGATGATGTTTTGATTGATTCCATCAAGATGTCCGGAAGGGTTCCTTGTCAAGATTGCACTCTGACTCCTGCCGAACAGTTAAAGCTCAACGTGCAGATTCTGTTAGAATGGACTGTTCCAAAGAAATACATGGAAAAGTTCAAACTGGAACAGCGTTCTACGGAAGAACTGTTGGAAGAGTTGACTTCCTAA